In one window of Pseudodesulfovibrio sediminis DNA:
- a CDS encoding glycosyl transferase family 2 — protein sequence MSTLTTEYTNAVLAFAFKDNDAPKPAPSASDDILAFVDRTLKIVAKSCSEKVVLFGLGNGEHALALAEALPASTIIICETNLDAIRGFLQDNPAWAESDGNTSVIGDISLWAQLYLLALDGVTPDNATLVLNPSLTDEDRKHFQSLQRLFMSAKPHQAINSSYLSHVGVQAPDLSVGVILNPNEPELDTFFSQFPDWIKEIVVVWDSEEIPDKEFSCAAPITNMAHPLDDFASQRNRMLDACSGDWVLSLDGDEMFSEDVWGLFTACMLVKRLEACYFPRMTFYPDESGCKVGYGLWPDLQLRLFRNRETVRYERPVHERLAGIEGRTALLLDAPILHYSRLRKTPEKLAAKLKRFDEAGEGVHHVLNEDYPSISRQLLAEASFIMGSLQMLLLENNPA from the coding sequence ATGAGTACCCTGACCACCGAATATACCAACGCTGTCCTTGCCTTTGCTTTCAAAGACAACGACGCGCCAAAGCCCGCCCCTTCAGCATCAGACGACATCCTCGCCTTTGTGGACCGCACGCTCAAGATTGTGGCTAAAAGCTGCTCTGAGAAAGTCGTCCTCTTCGGGCTGGGCAACGGTGAGCATGCCCTGGCGCTGGCCGAGGCGTTGCCAGCGTCCACCATCATCATCTGTGAAACCAACCTGGATGCCATACGTGGCTTTTTGCAGGACAATCCGGCATGGGCAGAGAGCGACGGCAACACCTCTGTCATCGGGGATATCTCTTTGTGGGCACAGCTCTATCTGCTTGCCCTGGACGGGGTCACTCCGGACAATGCCACGCTTGTCCTCAATCCCTCCCTGACCGACGAAGACCGCAAGCATTTCCAGTCGCTCCAACGGCTCTTCATGAGCGCAAAACCGCATCAGGCCATCAACAGCTCCTACCTGAGCCATGTCGGCGTCCAGGCTCCGGATCTGTCTGTCGGGGTAATCCTGAACCCGAACGAGCCGGAGCTGGATACATTTTTCAGCCAATTCCCGGACTGGATAAAAGAGATCGTCGTGGTCTGGGACAGTGAAGAAATACCGGACAAAGAATTTTCCTGCGCCGCCCCCATCACCAACATGGCCCACCCTCTCGATGACTTCGCCTCCCAACGCAACCGGATGCTTGACGCCTGTTCCGGCGACTGGGTCCTCTCTCTGGATGGAGACGAAATGTTCAGCGAGGACGTGTGGGGCCTGTTCACGGCCTGCATGCTCGTAAAAAGACTGGAGGCGTGCTATTTTCCGCGCATGACGTTCTACCCCGACGAATCCGGGTGCAAGGTGGGCTATGGATTGTGGCCAGACCTACAGCTCCGTCTCTTCCGCAATCGGGAGACCGTGCGCTATGAACGCCCTGTCCACGAACGGCTGGCCGGTATCGAAGGCCGCACCGCCCTGCTTCTGGATGCCCCGATCCTGCATTACAGCCGACTGCGCAAGACGCCGGAAAAACTGGCAGCCAAGCTCAAGCGATTTGATGAAGCAGGAGAAGGGGTGCACCATGTGTTGAATGAGGATTACCCTTCTATCTCCCGCCAACTGCTGGCCGAAGCCTCTTTCATCATGGGGTCCCTGCAGATGCTTCTGCTGGAAAATAATCCCGCATAA
- a CDS encoding YIP1 family protein: MQIICPECKFAREVDETKIPARSMVATCPKCQTKFKFRELPEEEFVIEDPVEPTPESVAAPEPDTAPAPATASKEETDSQAQAQLPLINTLSEEKQTDEGLWERLDRMRPPEERSTVDNPPASEASVSHPSEPERPAYTPPAQEKPAVYESYESQQADDQQPVEGWTGEFNEDFPDPAQFDDDGTDEDDMGLSQMQVPPPFEQLDRYGFFHGLFMTIKLVLFSPRVFFSVMPVGGGVAKPLTYAILVGMVQAVVQFGYGSAGLSISLMPSSEGFVPVPYDLTSGIFELLLTPAAVAVLTYAMAGLYSLLLTLIRSNNKGFEGTFRAFSYAYTPAILAIIPMLNSTVYMGVALLSGIWSLVLTAIGMKHIHKISYTKVIPVMIVPFLLLAIVSILMMQSQLATM, from the coding sequence ATGCAGATAATATGTCCTGAATGTAAATTCGCCCGTGAAGTGGACGAAACCAAGATACCCGCTCGGTCAATGGTAGCCACCTGTCCGAAATGCCAGACGAAATTCAAATTTCGCGAACTGCCGGAAGAAGAGTTCGTCATTGAAGACCCTGTGGAGCCTACCCCCGAGTCCGTCGCTGCACCAGAACCCGACACCGCTCCCGCACCTGCCACGGCGTCCAAAGAAGAGACCGACAGTCAGGCACAGGCACAACTCCCGCTCATCAATACGCTGAGCGAAGAAAAGCAAACCGATGAAGGACTGTGGGAACGACTGGACCGCATGCGTCCTCCCGAGGAACGCAGCACAGTAGACAATCCGCCAGCATCGGAAGCTTCGGTCTCACACCCTTCCGAGCCGGAACGACCGGCGTACACACCTCCTGCTCAGGAAAAGCCTGCTGTTTACGAATCTTATGAGTCTCAACAAGCGGACGACCAACAGCCCGTGGAAGGCTGGACAGGAGAATTCAACGAGGATTTCCCGGACCCGGCACAGTTTGATGACGACGGTACGGATGAAGATGACATGGGCCTGTCGCAAATGCAGGTACCACCCCCCTTTGAACAATTGGACCGCTATGGTTTCTTCCATGGCCTGTTCATGACCATCAAACTGGTCCTGTTTTCACCCCGTGTGTTCTTCTCGGTCATGCCCGTTGGCGGCGGCGTTGCCAAACCGCTAACCTACGCCATACTGGTGGGCATGGTCCAGGCCGTAGTTCAATTCGGCTACGGCAGCGCCGGGTTGTCCATAAGCCTTATGCCTTCCTCTGAAGGCTTTGTCCCGGTCCCCTATGACCTGACATCCGGCATTTTCGAGCTACTGCTTACTCCGGCCGCAGTCGCCGTTCTGACCTATGCCATGGCAGGTCTCTACTCTCTGCTCCTGACCCTTATCCGCAGCAACAACAAGGGGTTCGAAGGCACTTTCCGGGCCTTTTCCTATGCTTATACACCGGCGATACTCGCCATTATCCCCATGCTCAACTCAACGGTATACATGGGCGTCGCATTACTGAGCGGCATCTGGAGTCTTGTCCTCACAGCCATCGGCATGAAGCATATTCACAAGATCTCGTATACCAAGGTCATCCCGGTCATGATCGTCCCATTCCTGCTCCTTGCCATTGTTTCCATCCTGATGATGCAATCCCAGTTGGCGACCATGTAG
- a CDS encoding OmpA family protein, with protein MKKALIFALLLILPACAYVDPSLTDQTVVYSNSPVRKSPLQVSVHPKGKQYTPLTAYFHPFVIQQRTPDHAALSNSFGQIFFNVWTEERLFPTMEFGTNDRYQGLETAMDTARRRGADVLILGKVPYFYAGHTLDDTAITIQLDIYSTGSGQLIWTMMQSGRIEDKMPDDYIYFRHEYRLSESGFNKIIRAIAKDMTIPVAAWLPSPFAHFKTVETEAEIKSELAGDSTSSMNAPRNAAMNSERDLPPEQTLGTNARGVNLDVLFDFDKATIQEQSYPLLDSLGQALNSDELKGKSIVIGGHTDTKGNDEYNLALSKRRAEAVKAYLVSKWSVNPAHVKTMGYGRTRPLNKGLTDEEQRKNRRVEIRLAE; from the coding sequence ATGAAAAAAGCATTAATTTTCGCTCTGTTACTCATACTGCCTGCGTGTGCATACGTTGATCCGTCACTCACGGATCAGACTGTCGTGTACTCCAACTCTCCTGTCAGGAAATCGCCACTGCAGGTTTCCGTTCACCCCAAAGGCAAACAGTACACCCCGCTGACAGCCTACTTTCACCCCTTTGTCATTCAGCAGCGCACTCCGGATCACGCGGCTCTGTCCAACTCGTTCGGGCAGATATTTTTCAATGTCTGGACCGAAGAGCGCCTTTTCCCGACCATGGAATTCGGGACCAACGACCGCTATCAGGGGCTTGAGACAGCCATGGACACCGCTCGCAGACGCGGGGCCGACGTGTTGATTCTGGGCAAGGTGCCCTACTTCTATGCAGGGCACACCCTCGATGACACAGCCATCACCATCCAGCTCGACATTTACTCTACCGGCAGCGGGCAGCTCATCTGGACCATGATGCAATCCGGCAGGATTGAAGACAAGATGCCCGATGACTACATCTATTTCAGACATGAATACCGCCTCAGCGAGAGCGGATTCAACAAGATCATTCGCGCGATTGCCAAGGATATGACCATACCCGTCGCCGCATGGCTGCCGTCACCGTTTGCCCATTTCAAAACAGTTGAGACCGAAGCTGAAATCAAGAGTGAACTCGCTGGCGACTCCACATCCTCCATGAACGCTCCGCGCAATGCGGCCATGAATTCGGAGCGGGACCTCCCCCCTGAACAAACCCTGGGGACAAACGCGCGTGGTGTGAATCTGGATGTCCTGTTCGATTTTGACAAGGCAACCATCCAGGAACAGTCATACCCGCTTCTGGATTCTCTGGGGCAGGCGCTGAACTCCGATGAGCTCAAAGGCAAATCCATCGTCATCGGCGGCCACACGGACACCAAGGGCAATGACGAATATAATCTGGCCTTGTCCAAACGTCGTGCCGAGGCGGTCAAGGCGTACCTTGTCAGTAAATGGTCAGTGAACCCGGCCCACGTAAAAACCATGGGATACGGGAGAACCCGCCCCCTGAACAAGGGGCTGACCGACGAAGAACAACGCAAAAACAGACGTGTTGAAATACGT